In one Vicugna pacos chromosome 22, VicPac4, whole genome shotgun sequence genomic region, the following are encoded:
- the LPAR2 gene encoding lysophosphatidic acid receptor 2 produces the protein MVKMGQCYYNETIGFFYNNSGKELSSHWRPKDVVVVTLGLTVSVLVLLTNLLIIAAIASNRRFHQPIYYLLGNLAAADLFAGVAYLFLMFHTGPRTARLSLEGWFLRQGLLDTSLTASVATLLAIAVERHRSVMAVQLHSRLPRGRVIMLIVGVWVAALGLGLLPAHSWHCLCALDRCSRMAPLLSRSYLAVWALSSLLVFLLMVAVYTRIFFYVRRRVQRMAEHVSCHPRYRETTLSLVKTVVIILGAFVVCWTPGQVVLLLDGLGCKSCNVLAVEKYFLLLAEANSLVNAVVYSCRDAEMRRTFRRLLCCLCLRRSTHESAHYTSSTRTGTSTRIMLSENGHPLMDSTL, from the exons ATGGTCAAGATGGGCCAGTGCTACTACAACGAGACCATTGGCTTTTTCTACAACAACAGTGGCAAGGAGCTGAGCTCCCACTGGCGGCCCAAGGATGTGGTTGTGGTGACACTGGGGCTGACTGTCAGCGTGCTGGTGCTACTGACTAACCTGCTGATCATCGCAGCCATCGCCTCCAACCGCCGCTTCCACCAGCCCATTTACTACCTGCTTGGCAACCTGGCCGCAGCTGACCTCTTTGCTGGTGTAGCCTACCTCTTCCTCATGTTCCACACGGGCCCGCGCACAGCCCGGCTCTCACTGGAGGGCTGGTTCTTGCGACAGGGCCTGTTGGACACAAGCCTAACGGCATCCGTAGCCACGCTGCTGGCCATTGCCGTGGAACGGCACCGCAGCGTGATGGCCGTGCAGCTGCACAGCCGCCTGCCCCGAGGCCGGGTCATCATGCTTATCGTGGGCGTGTGGGTGGCggccctgggcctggggctgctgCCTGCCCACTCCTGGCACTGCCTCTGCGCCCTGGACCGCTGCTCACGCATGGCCCCCCTACTCAGCCGCTCCTACCTGGCCGtctgggccctgtccagcctgcTCGTCTTCCTGCTCATGGTGGCTGTCTACACGCGCATTTTCTTCTATGTAAGACGGCGGGTTCAGCGCATGGCAGAGCATGTCAGCTGCCACCCCCGCTACCGTGAAACCACGCTCAGCCTGGTCAAGACTGTTGTCATCATCCTGG GGGCGTTTGTGGTCTGCTGGACGCCGGGCCAGGTGGTGCTCCTTCTGGATGGTCTGGGCTGCAAGTCTTGCAACGTCCTGGCTGTGGAGAAGTATTTCCTACTCTTGGCCGAGGCCAACTCACTGGTCAACGCTGTGGTATACTCATGCCGAGATGCTGAGATGCGCCGCACCTTCCGCCGCCTCCTCTGCTGTCTGTGCCTCCGCCGATCCACCCACGAGTCTGCTCACTACACATCCTCCACCCGGACAGGCACCAGCACTCGCATCATGCTTTCCGAGAATGGCCATCCCCTGATGGACTCCACCCTGTAA